The Bradyrhizobium guangxiense genomic sequence CAACGGCGTGAGGGAAGAGCGCATGCGCGTCGGCTGCGGCTCGGCGACGATCGGCATGTTCGCCAAGCAATGGCACGGCAAGGTCGACGAGGTCGTCGTGGTCGACGACCACATCACCGGCGTGCTGAGCGAGCACCAGGCCGGCAAGCTGCTCGACATCGCCGACACCGGCATCAAGATGAAGGGCCGCCGGTCGACGCCCGGGCGCTATTTCCAGGTCGCCGATCCCGGCACGGGTTGGGGCGGCACCAACATCTCCGATCCCTTGTCGATCCTCGGGCCGTTCGATGCCAAGGAAGCAAAGCCCGGTCTGACCATGCTGATGGTTTCCACCACCGGGGAACATTCGTCCTATTACGTGCTGGACGAGGCCTTGAAGCCGGTCGAGACCGAGATGCCTGCCGACCTGAAGTTCTCGGTCGAGCGCATCCAGGAGAATTGCGAGCCGGCGCTGTGCACGGTGCTGTTCATGGCGGGCGCCGGCGGCTCCTTGCGCGCCGGCGTCACCGACAATCCGGTGCGGCTGACGCGCTCGGTGAAGGACGCGCTGACGCGCGTCACCAGCGGCGGTGCGCCGGTCTATGTCTGGCCCGGCGGCGGCATCACCTACATGGTCGATGTCACGCAGATGCCGGCGGGCGCGTTCGGCTATGTGCCGACGCCGGCGCTGGTCGCGCCGATCGAATTTACGATGAAGCTGTCCGACTACGCCGCGCTCGGCGGACACATGGATTATGTGAAGCCGCTTTCCGAGGTGCAGAACGGCGAGGATGTTCGCCAGCTGCCTTGGCAGAATCCGATTCCGGGGCCGCGGGCATGACGAGGATCCCGCAAATCGCATTGCTGTCAGATGGCCGGCGGCTGCATTTGCAGGATGGACCGATCGATCTGATCATTGAGGCGAAGGGGCGCGTGGACGCGGTTCATGCGGCCTATGAGGCTGCGGCGCGGCGCTTCACGGGCCTGCTCGACGAGCTCTGCGCGGAGCTGCCGACGCTGCGCGCTGCTGCCGAGGCGCGGACCTCCCTGAAGGGCGTGGTGGCGCGCCGGATGCACGCCGCAGTCGCGCCCTTTGCTGCTGATGGCTTCATCACGCCGATGGCTGCTGTTGCCGGCAGTGTGGCGGAGGAGATTCTCGGCGCCATGTTGGGCGCTGCGGGCCTTGATCGGGCCTATGTCAACAATGGCGGCGACATTGCCGTTCATCTGGGCAGAGGCGAGCATTTTTCGATTGGCCTGATGGATCGCCCCGATCGTGACGGCGTCATGCGAGCCATGCGGGTCGATGCGGATGACCAGGTCGGGGGCGTCGCGACCAGCGGGCGCCACGGCCGCAGCTTTTCGCTCGGGATTGCCGACGCGGTCACGGTGTTGGCCGCGACGGCTTCACAGGCCGACGCCGCGGCGACGGTCATCGCCAACGCCGTCGATCTGC encodes the following:
- a CDS encoding UPF0280 family protein; translation: MTRIPQIALLSDGRRLHLQDGPIDLIIEAKGRVDAVHAAYEAAARRFTGLLDELCAELPTLRAAAEARTSLKGVVARRMHAAVAPFAADGFITPMAAVAGSVAEEILGAMLGAAGLDRAYVNNGGDIAVHLGRGEHFSIGLMDRPDRDGVMRAMRVDADDQVGGVATSGRHGRSFSLGIADAVTVLAATASQADAAATVIANAVDLPGHPAIARQPACELQPDSDLGARLVTRHVGELSQNEIAAALESGAECARQLFDRGLIEGAVLQLCGDMLVIGPKDIEQQRTRPRLPENAVCA
- a CDS encoding 6-hydroxynicotinate reductase, which codes for MVTETTSAVIDKIRCDACPVMCYIKPGAAGACDRYANHDGKLVRVDPHVILERTVSHGGKLVPFSRTEDWDGKIVHEPSTFVTAIGAGTTYPDYKPAPFIVSAEVDGVDMVTVVTEGIFSYCGVKVKIDTDRYLGPETATVRAQGEAVGHVTTSEYGSQMLSLGGVHHLTGGSKKEGRVTCDTLMDLANCKAVELTIDGGAAVVVQAGQPPIVNGVREERMRVGCGSATIGMFAKQWHGKVDEVVVVDDHITGVLSEHQAGKLLDIADTGIKMKGRRSTPGRYFQVADPGTGWGGTNISDPLSILGPFDAKEAKPGLTMLMVSTTGEHSSYYVLDEALKPVETEMPADLKFSVERIQENCEPALCTVLFMAGAGGSLRAGVTDNPVRLTRSVKDALTRVTSGGAPVYVWPGGGITYMVDVTQMPAGAFGYVPTPALVAPIEFTMKLSDYAALGGHMDYVKPLSEVQNGEDVRQLPWQNPIPGPRA